One region of Mucilaginibacter sp. 14171R-50 genomic DNA includes:
- a CDS encoding SDR family NAD(P)-dependent oxidoreductase codes for MAKIFITGSADGLGQLAAKELVKRGHEVVLHARNEARGKDALRQVPGAKDVLIADLADMEATKSLASKANALGTFDAVIYNAGVYQTSAQQLLHVNTLAPYILIALMHTPERLIYLSSGMHLSGRPEWTERPTYSDTKLHILMLAKALARKWPEVYANAVDPGWVPTKMGGAGAPDDLEQGYQTQVWLAVSNDAGALVSGQYFHHKKTARYNPAADSLAAQDRLLAEYARLTGISI; via the coding sequence ATGGCAAAGATATTTATCACCGGTTCCGCGGATGGCTTAGGCCAGCTGGCGGCTAAGGAATTAGTCAAACGGGGACATGAAGTGGTGCTGCATGCGCGTAACGAAGCACGTGGCAAAGATGCGTTGAGACAAGTACCCGGCGCTAAGGATGTGCTCATTGCAGACTTAGCCGATATGGAAGCCACCAAGTCGTTGGCATCAAAGGCCAACGCGTTAGGTACATTTGATGCGGTAATCTATAACGCCGGCGTTTATCAAACAAGTGCACAGCAATTGCTGCATGTCAATACACTGGCGCCGTATATATTAATTGCTTTGATGCACACGCCTGAACGACTGATCTATTTAAGTTCGGGAATGCATTTATCCGGCAGGCCGGAATGGACGGAACGGCCAACTTATTCCGATACGAAACTGCATATCCTGATGTTAGCTAAAGCGCTGGCGAGAAAATGGCCTGAGGTGTATGCCAACGCGGTCGATCCGGGCTGGGTACCCACCAAAATGGGCGGCGCGGGCGCGCCGGATGACCTGGAACAAGGTTACCAAACGCAGGTTTGGCTGGCCGTTAGCAATGATGCGGGCGCGTTAGTTAGCGGGCAATACTTTCACCACAAAAAGACTGCTCGTTATAACCCGGCGGCGGATAGTTTGGCTGCTCAGGACCGCCTGCTGGCGGAATATGCCCGGCTGACCGGTATTTCAATTTAA
- a CDS encoding RNA polymerase sigma factor RpoD/SigA, with amino-acid sequence MRQLKISESITNRESASLNQYLSDIAKIPMVTPQEEVILTQKIREGDQAALERLTTANLRFVVSVAKQYQSSGLTLGDLINEGNVGLVKAAKRFDETKGFKFISYAVWWIRQSILSAINEQSRMIRLPLNKVGDLSKIAKAASALEQQFERQPTPEELAESLEVTAEKVSDVLGHSGRHISYDTPFSSEDDNTLLDVLQSAEPGTDKALMAESLSTEVGESMRILADKERDVLTLFFGLGDGQPHSLEEIGDKYDLTRERVRQIKDKALARLRASSRSWVLKGYLD; translated from the coding sequence ATGAGGCAACTAAAAATAAGTGAGTCGATCACCAATCGGGAAAGCGCATCGTTGAATCAATATTTGTCAGATATCGCAAAGATTCCGATGGTAACTCCGCAGGAGGAGGTGATCTTAACGCAAAAGATCCGTGAAGGCGACCAGGCCGCATTAGAGCGGCTGACCACGGCAAACCTGAGGTTCGTGGTTTCGGTAGCCAAGCAATATCAAAGTTCGGGATTAACGTTGGGCGATCTGATCAATGAGGGCAATGTGGGGCTGGTTAAAGCCGCTAAGCGCTTTGACGAAACCAAAGGTTTTAAATTTATATCCTACGCCGTGTGGTGGATCCGTCAATCCATCCTGTCGGCCATTAATGAGCAATCACGTATGATCCGCTTGCCCTTAAACAAAGTTGGCGACCTGTCCAAAATTGCCAAAGCCGCATCCGCTTTGGAACAGCAGTTTGAACGGCAGCCAACTCCCGAAGAGCTGGCAGAAAGCCTGGAGGTCACCGCTGAAAAAGTAAGCGATGTATTGGGGCATTCCGGCCGGCATATTTCCTATGATACGCCATTTTCGAGTGAAGATGATAATACTTTACTGGATGTGCTGCAAAGCGCCGAGCCTGGAACCGATAAAGCGCTGATGGCCGAATCCTTGTCTACCGAGGTGGGGGAAAGCATGCGCATACTGGCTGACAAAGAAAGGGATGTGCTCACCTTATTTTTTGGTTTAGGCGATGGGCAACCGCATAGTTTGGAAGAGATCGGGGATAAGTATGACCTCACCCGCGAACGTGTCCGGCAGATCAAAGACAAAGCGCTGGCCAGGCTTCGGGCCAGTTCCCGCAGCTGGGTATTGAAAGGGTATCTGGATTAA
- a CDS encoding SDR family NAD(P)-dependent oxidoreductase, translating into MIKQGNKVIITGRDVAKLEKAGTALGADIIPLDVTKAEDVASLVATIEASYSELSVLINNAGGGKVYRLGEVDQTLEIAREEFDTNYFGTIRLTESLLPLLKKQPEAAIVNLGSNVAFHPLVVLPTYSDSKAALHSYTIALRLTLAHTSNIKLFEVFPSLIDTEGTRALGLNDGLPASVAAENISEGIEQDHYEIFVGEAGKQRTAFLADPEAAILSFNKGLI; encoded by the coding sequence TTGATCAAACAAGGTAACAAGGTGATCATCACCGGCCGCGATGTTGCCAAACTGGAAAAAGCCGGTACCGCATTGGGTGCCGACATCATCCCGCTGGATGTGACCAAAGCGGAAGACGTGGCCAGCCTGGTCGCTACAATTGAGGCATCTTATAGTGAGCTAAGCGTACTAATCAATAATGCCGGTGGCGGCAAGGTTTACCGCTTAGGGGAGGTGGACCAGACACTGGAGATCGCCAGAGAAGAATTCGATACCAACTATTTCGGTACCATCCGTTTGACCGAAAGCCTGTTGCCGTTATTGAAAAAACAGCCCGAAGCCGCCATCGTTAACTTAGGTTCCAATGTCGCTTTCCATCCCCTGGTCGTATTGCCGACCTATTCGGATTCTAAAGCCGCATTGCATTCATATACTATCGCGCTGAGACTAACTTTGGCCCATACCAGCAACATCAAATTATTTGAGGTATTCCCATCACTGATCGATACTGAAGGCACCCGGGCATTGGGACTGAATGACGGACTGCCCGCCAGTGTAGCTGCGGAGAATATTTCGGAAGGGATTGAGCAAGATCATTACGAAATATTTGTGGGGGAAGCTGGCAAACAACGCACAGCCTTCCTGGCCGACCCTGAAGCCGCTATCCTAAGCTTTAATAAAGGCTTGATCTAA
- a CDS encoding Crp/Fnr family transcriptional regulator has protein sequence MIAVFRNYLQEKGNFTESELDTITAAAAIKKVRKRQYLLQEGDVWKYNAFVTKGCLRTYSVDLKGIEHILNFAVENWWTGDRESLQTGKPSEYNIDALEDSEVALISREKYDQLCREIPAFHNMVSAILEKSFRVAQSRIHTFISASAEEKYLRFLEKFPHLVMRVPQNMIASYLGITAETLSRIRKQLVKK, from the coding sequence GTGATAGCCGTCTTTAGAAACTATTTACAGGAAAAAGGAAATTTTACAGAATCCGAACTCGATACCATTACCGCTGCCGCCGCGATCAAAAAAGTGCGTAAAAGGCAGTACCTGTTACAGGAGGGCGACGTCTGGAAATATAATGCCTTCGTGACCAAAGGTTGTTTACGCACTTATTCGGTTGATTTGAAAGGTATCGAACACATTCTGAACTTCGCGGTAGAAAACTGGTGGACGGGAGACCGGGAAAGTTTGCAGACCGGTAAGCCATCGGAATACAATATTGACGCACTGGAAGATTCAGAAGTGGCGCTGATCAGCCGGGAAAAGTACGACCAGTTGTGCCGGGAAATACCGGCGTTCCACAACATGGTCAGTGCTATCCTGGAAAAAAGTTTCCGCGTGGCCCAGAGCCGCATTCATACTTTTATCAGTGCCAGCGCCGAAGAAAAATATCTGAGATTCCTGGAGAAATTCCCGCACCTGGTGATGCGCGTACCGCAAAACATGATCGCTTCTTATCTGGGTATCACGGCGGAAACCCTAAGCCGGATCAGGAAACAGCTGGTTAAAAAGTAA
- a CDS encoding nuclear transport factor 2 family protein produces MSNAFLSYINVPAVTTADICSMKTAKELLLAYLENIGNPDLQIELFADDAVFELPYLASLGVPARWEGREVLYDFLSNLPKTFPGFKFKNIRIHIDTPDQAFGEYEATATIASNGKAYAQHYMGRVVAENGKVKLIREALNMVPVIRDIKDIAIS; encoded by the coding sequence ATGTCAAATGCTTTCTTATCCTATATCAATGTACCGGCCGTAACGACGGCGGATATTTGTTCTATGAAAACAGCCAAAGAATTATTATTAGCCTATTTAGAAAACATCGGCAATCCTGATCTTCAGATCGAACTGTTCGCTGACGATGCCGTATTCGAACTGCCTTACTTGGCCAGCCTGGGCGTACCGGCCCGCTGGGAAGGACGGGAAGTGTTATATGACTTCCTGAGCAACCTGCCCAAAACTTTCCCGGGATTTAAATTCAAAAACATCCGGATCCACATCGATACTCCTGACCAGGCTTTCGGCGAATATGAGGCCACGGCTACGATCGCTTCCAACGGCAAAGCTTACGCGCAACACTATATGGGGCGGGTGGTGGCCGAGAACGGCAAGGTCAAACTCATCCGCGAAGCGCTGAATATGGTGCCGGTGATACGGGACATTAAGGATATTGCGATAAGTTAA
- a CDS encoding serine hydrolase, whose amino-acid sequence MRTPTLRISKHFSFILLVPVFCMISLICSGQTRPVSSDNPLRSRLDSLVDKSVQRYFQDKKAVGLSIALVQRGKPHFYNYGETRAGNGQRPDKTTIYEIGSMTKSFTGIILAQAILDKKIAPEDDIRKYLKGTFPNLSYKGTPIRIKDLANHTSRITRIFPNMWERPTYDSLNPLSNYSRALLYEGLHQMKMDTLPGKIYSYSNMAVALLGTILEDAYGKDYFSLLTKNILKPYQMRDTRIDIASLPADRVAWPHGAQRQVVPLWDLGEVPAMGALRSTTADLVNYINANNAETNPAIKLSHQRTFGTEQDGMALNWFIHSTPKGYRVLEHGGGTGGSRSSLDCFPQLNAGLVILANSLANRNDLEKALIAVLAE is encoded by the coding sequence ATGAGAACACCAACTCTGCGTATCAGTAAACATTTCAGTTTTATATTATTGGTTCCTGTCTTTTGCATGATCAGTCTGATTTGTTCAGGGCAGACCCGACCGGTATCATCAGATAACCCGCTTCGTTCCCGCCTGGATTCGCTGGTTGACAAAAGCGTTCAGCGGTATTTCCAGGATAAAAAGGCCGTCGGGCTTTCCATCGCCCTGGTGCAGCGCGGTAAACCGCATTTTTACAATTACGGGGAGACCAGGGCCGGCAACGGGCAGCGTCCCGATAAGACGACTATTTATGAGATCGGTTCAATGACCAAATCCTTTACCGGTATAATTTTGGCGCAAGCCATATTGGATAAAAAGATCGCGCCAGAAGACGATATCAGAAAATATCTTAAAGGCACTTTTCCTAACTTAAGTTATAAGGGTACCCCGATACGCATTAAGGACCTGGCCAATCATACCTCCCGGATCACCAGGATATTCCCGAATATGTGGGAACGCCCCACCTATGATTCGCTTAATCCCCTCTCTAATTACTCCAGGGCGCTTTTATACGAAGGCCTGCATCAGATGAAAATGGATACACTTCCCGGAAAAATTTACTCCTACTCAAATATGGCGGTTGCTTTACTGGGTACGATACTGGAAGACGCTTACGGAAAGGATTACTTTTCACTGTTGACAAAAAACATCCTGAAACCCTACCAAATGAGGGATACCAGGATTGACATTGCATCACTTCCGGCTGACCGGGTCGCATGGCCACATGGCGCACAAAGACAAGTGGTGCCGCTTTGGGATTTGGGAGAAGTACCGGCAATGGGCGCCTTAAGATCCACCACCGCTGATCTGGTTAATTATATCAACGCCAACAATGCGGAAACAAATCCGGCTATTAAGCTTTCTCATCAGCGAACATTCGGTACTGAACAGGACGGTATGGCCCTGAATTGGTTTATCCATAGCACCCCAAAAGGCTACCGTGTTTTAGAACACGGTGGCGGTACAGGCGGCTCCCGCAGTTCACTGGATTGTTTCCCACAACTCAATGCCGGTCTAGTTATCCTGGCTAATAGCCTCGCTAATCGGAATGACCTGGAAAAGGCATTGATTGCCGTATTGGCGGAATAG
- a CDS encoding type II CAAX endopeptidase family protein — MKQTGYNRIAAGKINTLWRVMLFCMLCALLLVVGSAVLKSWQSPLADLSLGAFAAVASFLLSIPFAKWEKLSLGQLGIVPGKATFSKVGTGFLIGLLIAGLHFSLVLIFGHISLTSANPSFHLVMFYFLLYLTLAAREEIAFRGYALRSLSYKIGPWKAQLIIAVIFALEHVAGGFTCQQAFLGSGVGAILFGIAALRTKGIALPIGLHAAWNFGEWCFGLKNMPGIWRVLPVEGFEEKNQQLTMICYLIVVGLAIAAFYLYPLRKSLKNVKT, encoded by the coding sequence ATGAAACAAACAGGCTATAACAGGATCGCCGCCGGCAAAATAAATACTTTATGGCGGGTCATGCTTTTTTGCATGTTGTGTGCACTCCTATTGGTTGTAGGTTCTGCTGTACTTAAAAGCTGGCAAAGTCCCCTGGCAGACCTTTCACTAGGCGCCTTTGCTGCTGTGGCATCATTTCTTCTCTCCATTCCGTTTGCGAAATGGGAGAAGTTATCACTTGGGCAACTTGGCATCGTTCCGGGCAAGGCGACCTTTAGCAAGGTAGGCACAGGTTTTTTGATCGGGCTGCTTATCGCTGGTCTCCATTTTTCTTTAGTGCTGATTTTTGGGCATATCAGTCTGACCAGTGCAAACCCTTCATTTCACCTGGTCATGTTTTATTTCCTACTCTATTTGACTTTGGCAGCAAGGGAGGAAATCGCATTTCGCGGTTATGCGCTTCGCAGCCTGTCTTATAAGATAGGTCCCTGGAAAGCGCAGCTCATTATTGCCGTCATTTTCGCGCTCGAACACGTGGCCGGAGGTTTCACCTGTCAGCAGGCCTTTTTGGGTTCCGGCGTAGGCGCCATACTGTTTGGCATAGCAGCGCTGCGAACCAAAGGTATAGCGCTGCCCATTGGACTTCATGCCGCCTGGAACTTCGGAGAATGGTGTTTCGGGCTTAAAAATATGCCTGGGATCTGGCGCGTTTTGCCCGTTGAAGGGTTTGAAGAAAAGAACCAACAACTAACTATGATTTGCTACCTGATCGTTGTTGGGCTGGCAATAGCAGCTTTTTATCTGTATCCTTTAAGAAAATCACTAAAAAACGTAAAAACATGA
- a CDS encoding CPBP family intramembrane glutamic endopeptidase, translating to MEKEKLINLPPVWLRVSVYFIVIIVAAYIAGVVPVLDSIFFYFGIALLLSFLFLKAEGKPLTSLGFVPASAVDWKNFFRGLAWGIIALLTSAALTIWLNGGRLVFNGHADPVFLLILVFIHLWSSFVQEFTYRGYPFQRLLKSYGPWVAQLAVTLPFAVMHLKLNAGITWQQFLMTWLTTGLGSLLYGLCYLKTGKLVLSIGLHMGWNLAQALVPRSPEESKTMLFTLVQDGGHYHPLHVLLPYIGVTAIMLFFIWRSNILHETNRL from the coding sequence ATGGAAAAGGAAAAATTGATTAACCTGCCGCCCGTTTGGCTAAGGGTGAGCGTTTATTTTATAGTTATTATCGTAGCCGCTTACATCGCCGGAGTCGTCCCGGTGCTCGACAGCATCTTCTTTTATTTCGGTATCGCGCTGCTATTAAGCTTTTTGTTCCTTAAAGCAGAAGGTAAACCACTAACCAGCCTGGGCTTTGTACCTGCCAGCGCTGTCGATTGGAAAAATTTCTTCCGCGGGTTGGCCTGGGGCATAATCGCCTTATTGACAAGTGCGGCGCTTACGATCTGGTTGAATGGCGGCCGGCTGGTATTTAACGGTCATGCTGACCCTGTATTCTTACTAATACTCGTTTTTATCCACCTTTGGTCGTCTTTTGTTCAGGAATTTACCTACAGAGGCTATCCCTTTCAACGTCTGCTGAAATCGTACGGCCCCTGGGTCGCTCAACTGGCGGTCACTCTGCCATTTGCCGTCATGCATTTGAAACTAAACGCCGGCATAACCTGGCAACAATTTTTAATGACTTGGCTCACCACGGGACTGGGTTCTTTGCTTTATGGGCTTTGTTACCTGAAAACCGGGAAACTGGTGTTGTCCATCGGCCTGCACATGGGGTGGAACCTGGCCCAGGCGCTTGTTCCGCGCTCACCTGAGGAAAGCAAGACCATGCTTTTTACCCTTGTGCAGGATGGCGGACATTATCACCCTTTACATGTGCTGCTGCCCTACATAGGCGTTACTGCTATTATGTTATTCTTTATCTGGCGGTCTAATATACTTCATGAAACAAACAGGCTATAA
- a CDS encoding ATP-binding cassette domain-containing protein: protein MIVIKDLTYSYHSRTTLFQELNLTLPSGKVYGLLGKNGAGKSSLIKNIAGLIFPHKGSCTINGLEARHRQPDFLAQLFFIPEECELPQVTIPVFVRIYSVFYKYFDEACFYEYLRIFNVPEKCQLQKLSFGQKKKIHIAFALAANTDVLIMDEPTNGLDIPSKIEFREIIARTRRYDKITIMSTHQVKDLDGLIDSVIIIDQGRVLLAADKEEIGQKLCFGAKLAGDETIIYGIDAPGGRMTVSRNTGAEVSSLDLELLFNAAIYNPSGIRDVFETL, encoded by the coding sequence ATGATTGTTATCAAAGATTTGACTTATAGCTATCATTCCCGGACCACCCTTTTCCAGGAATTGAACCTGACGCTACCATCGGGAAAGGTCTATGGTTTACTTGGTAAGAACGGTGCCGGTAAATCCAGCCTCATCAAAAATATAGCCGGGCTGATCTTCCCCCATAAGGGAAGCTGCACCATTAATGGCCTGGAGGCACGGCATCGCCAGCCTGATTTTTTAGCCCAACTGTTCTTTATTCCCGAAGAGTGTGAGCTTCCGCAGGTTACCATTCCTGTTTTTGTGAGGATTTACAGCGTATTTTACAAATACTTTGACGAGGCTTGCTTTTATGAATACCTGCGAATTTTCAATGTTCCGGAGAAGTGCCAGCTGCAAAAACTGTCCTTTGGTCAAAAGAAAAAGATCCATATCGCTTTCGCACTGGCGGCCAATACCGATGTCCTGATCATGGACGAGCCTACTAACGGTCTGGATATCCCGTCGAAGATCGAATTCAGGGAAATCATTGCCAGGACAAGAAGGTATGATAAGATTACGATTATGTCTACCCACCAGGTCAAAGACCTGGATGGCCTGATCGACAGTGTGATCATCATTGACCAGGGGCGGGTATTACTAGCCGCCGATAAAGAAGAGATCGGGCAAAAGCTTTGTTTCGGCGCGAAGCTGGCCGGCGACGAGACCATCATATATGGCATTGATGCACCGGGGGGGCGTATGACGGTCAGCAGGAACACCGGCGCAGAGGTATCCTCGCTTGATCTGGAACTGCTTTTCAACGCGGCTATTTATAACCCGTCAGGCATCCGGGATGTTTTTGAAACCCTATAA
- a CDS encoding LytTR family DNA-binding domain-containing protein: protein MKKINCMIVDDEPIARDILQTYIQRVPGLELVKSCRNATEAYEGLYSQQVDLIFLDIQMPVITGTEFMRSLRKPPLVVFTTAYSSYAVEGFELNSVDYLLKPITFERFYQAVQKVSERLAMNQIRVSETKNLPDYLFIRQDNRLVRVEHDQILYIQAERDFSSVYLKETRLFAGMHLKLFEDILPPGQFFRVHRSYIVNLKAIRAVKGNIIELENVEVPIGASSREELFQRLQL from the coding sequence ATGAAAAAGATCAATTGTATGATTGTTGATGATGAGCCGATCGCGCGGGATATCCTGCAAACTTATATTCAGCGTGTTCCCGGGTTGGAACTCGTTAAAAGCTGTCGCAACGCCACAGAAGCTTACGAGGGACTTTACAGCCAGCAGGTGGACCTTATTTTCCTCGACATTCAGATGCCGGTCATTACCGGTACAGAATTCATGCGCTCGCTGCGCAAGCCGCCACTGGTCGTTTTTACTACCGCTTATTCCAGCTACGCCGTAGAAGGATTTGAGCTCAATTCCGTTGATTACCTTTTAAAGCCGATCACTTTTGAACGCTTTTACCAGGCCGTACAAAAAGTAAGTGAAAGGTTGGCTATGAACCAGATCCGGGTATCAGAAACAAAAAATCTTCCGGATTACCTGTTCATCCGCCAGGATAACAGGCTGGTGCGTGTGGAGCATGACCAAATTCTGTATATACAGGCGGAAAGAGATTTCAGCTCGGTTTATTTAAAGGAAACCAGGTTATTTGCAGGGATGCACCTGAAGCTATTCGAAGATATTTTGCCGCCCGGGCAGTTTTTTCGGGTGCACCGGTCATATATCGTCAATCTGAAGGCAATTCGCGCGGTTAAAGGGAATATCATCGAGCTGGAAAACGTCGAGGTTCCTATCGGAGCAAGTAGCCGGGAGGAGCTGTTCCAAAGATTGCAGCTTTGA
- a CDS encoding sensor histidine kinase: MFQSQFLLYPGRGLRWLQHVSFWLLLLGLRFYLTNISFNVYGGFPVSSMLLLNTCSTGVIVLFYYTLVYYLWPKYFTSHQYIKGVLLILLLLVVYTISDAIAEKFLISRCAPCMARLAKTEQGYFQLMKSDLSNIVLVRLVTFGTPFFLLLTLTIPISIKTALNAYRSNMRSVSLAKEKLELELNFLRAQLNPHFLFNSMNNIYGLIISGDTNRSAALVSRLSELLRYMLYESEADTMPLSKEVKLMTDYIELEKVRLNLTKVTFTPPTVLADVGIAPLLLIPLIENAFKFTPDEPGAFIDISLTLTAHTINFKIENSVDPTRPDGLSGGIGLGNMRKRLELYYPGRYRYEISNNGINYLVNLALNL; encoded by the coding sequence ATGTTTCAATCCCAATTTTTGCTTTACCCAGGCAGGGGCCTGCGCTGGTTGCAGCATGTTTCGTTCTGGCTGCTGCTACTTGGATTGCGCTTTTATCTCACAAATATCTCCTTTAACGTCTACGGCGGTTTTCCTGTTAGCAGTATGCTATTACTCAACACCTGCAGCACCGGCGTTATTGTCTTATTTTATTACACCCTGGTTTACTACCTCTGGCCAAAGTATTTCACCAGCCATCAATACATTAAAGGTGTATTGCTGATCTTGTTGCTTTTAGTGGTTTATACGATCTCTGATGCTATTGCCGAGAAATTTCTGATCAGCAGATGCGCACCTTGTATGGCAAGGTTAGCTAAGACGGAACAGGGCTACTTCCAACTTATGAAATCCGATTTGAGCAATATCGTTCTCGTTCGCCTGGTTACTTTTGGTACCCCATTTTTTCTGCTGCTCACGTTGACTATTCCGATCAGCATTAAAACTGCCCTTAACGCCTACCGCAGCAATATGAGGAGCGTATCCCTGGCGAAAGAAAAGCTCGAGCTGGAACTAAATTTTTTGCGGGCGCAGCTGAACCCGCATTTTTTATTTAATTCTATGAATAATATTTATGGGTTGATCATCAGCGGGGATACGAACCGTTCAGCCGCTCTGGTATCCCGTTTGTCTGAGTTATTGCGCTATATGCTTTATGAATCCGAAGCGGATACTATGCCGCTTAGCAAAGAAGTAAAGCTGATGACCGATTATATAGAACTGGAAAAAGTGAGGTTAAATTTAACAAAAGTGACGTTTACCCCGCCAACAGTTTTGGCTGATGTCGGAATCGCTCCTTTATTGCTCATTCCGCTGATCGAAAACGCGTTTAAATTTACGCCAGACGAACCGGGTGCTTTTATCGATATCTCTTTAACCCTCACAGCACATACCATAAACTTTAAAATAGAAAATAGCGTCGACCCCACCAGGCCGGATGGCCTGTCCGGCGGCATCGGCCTGGGCAATATGCGAAAGCGGCTCGAATTATATTATCCCGGCCGCTATCGTTATGAGATCAGCAACAACGGAATTAATTATTTGGTGAATTTAGCCCTGAACCTATGA